aggaagaggaagagggccgccaaggagttccaaaggtggcggcggggcatgGTCATGTCagacgatgatgacgacgatgacgatgaggacgaggaggaggagaccgaggaggaggaagaggaggagtatGTTCTGGCCCCCCGACCGGGTGCGCTCATCATTCGGGAGCAGCCCCCTCAACCATCCACGGGGGACAGCCTGAGCGGACCGCCTGCCTAGGACCCACACCGTGAGGCTCTGGGGCTACACCCCAGCAATCGGTGAGGGGCGCGCCTTGGGAGTCGACAGAGCCAACCCCCGACCCTCTGCCCGAGTCACGCGAGCAGAGGAGCAGTGGCAAGTGGCCACTGCTGGATGCCCTGGGGTCGGCGTCGAGCTCGGAGGCAAAACGCGCTCGtcgccctcatgccgcggcgAGGTAGGTGGAAGGTTCTCGCGTGCCTTATTCTTTTCCTAGCATCGAGCTGTTCTTGACAAAGTTGTCGTCGTTTCGCAGTGCCACTCCTCGAGACTTTGTtccgccgctggcgccgaagaaggtGCTCCGGGTGTTGACCGCCTACATGGGGCGAACCGTGACCCCACCGATGacgggcggcggtgctgctgaAAAGGCCGCGGGACCTCCCACGGGGGCGGCCTCTGCGGCGGCGACTGGCGGAGGGGTGCTGCAGTCGGGCACTGAGCAGGGGCTGACCCCTGTTCCGCCTTCTGCCTCCGTAGCTGACCCTATGGGACAAGATGCTGCCCCTGGGGTTCCTCCGCCCGGCGAGGTGATAAACCTCGATGACGAGGCGGAAGAGGAGCCAGCAGGAGAGGCGTCGGCGTCAAGGGCATCGGCCACGGAGGGGGCGGTGACGGAGACGGGGGCGCCTACTCTAGCGGCGACAacggagatggtggcggcggagatgggggcgcttgccccagcggccgcgatagaggcggcggcggcggcggggacaggGATGCCTGCCCCAACGGCCATGACAGAGACAGTGATGGTGGCGAAGACAGAGACGCCTGCCCTGTCGGCCGCGACAGAGACAATGGCGGCGATGGAGAGAGCGGGACGTGTGCCGGTGGCAACAACAACGGCTGCGGCAATGGGGACGGAGACAGCGGCGTGTGCGCCGGTGTCGTCGACGGGGCCGGCGGCATCAGCAGCGGTGGCACCTGCCCCGGCGGCGATGTTGGGAATGGCGGCGTCGGGGTCAGCCGGAACGGCCTCCCGTGCCCTTGTCCTGGTTGATCTCGACCCCAATGCGTGGGGTGGGCCGACCTAGCACTGGAGGTCCCATGAGGACCCGTAGAGGCCCCTCTTTGTGCTGGACGATGGCGAGGAGTGGAGTAAGTGccaggcggtgcagggtgggCTTGCAAACATCCGCGCTGCCTTGTCTTCTGTGATGGGGGAGCTGGACAGTGTTGTCGTCCCCGGTGGTCAAATATGGTGTTCTCCTTGGTGGTTATTTTTCTCTCATTTCTCCGTCCCTCCTTTCTCCTGATAGTTCCTGGACATAAATCGTTCTgcaggccctccaggaatgcaACCGGGGGAAGTCCGAGTTCCTCCAGCGCGAGCGGGGGCTCTGAGATCATTTCTCCGCGGAAAGGCGGTGGACCGGGGAACTAACCGGATAGCTCGCCGCTGCCCAGCAGATCGTCACCGACCTGCGCGCGCCCGAGCAGGAGGCGCGGGAGGGCGCGCGTCGAGCAGAGGATAAgttccaggccatcatcgagaAGGCTCTCCTTAACGCCGAGGTGTTCTGGGCCGCTGCCAAGAAGGCCCGCAGTTATACTGAGGAACTCGCACGGTTGAATAAGGATCATGAGGCCCTTCAGAACACCATTGAGCGTATTCGGCACGAGTGGCACAAGGCTTGGCAGGAGCGTGACTTCGAGGCAAGCCGGAAGGCTGAGGTCGAGAAGATGGCGACCGACCTTGGGGAggaggtcagtcagctccatgtgcaggtgcaggggcttcagaccgccATGTCCAAGGGGCTCGACCGGGAACATCTGCTGAAAGCTCAATCTGAGGGGAAGGTTTTCGTTGTTCCTTTGTTTTGCGGTGTTAcggtggtttctgacttggcggACTTTTTTGGACGGGCCTCGTAGACGAACTTGCCCGGCTGAGAGATGTCATCGATGTGGAGTGCATCGAGCACAGCAACCTACGGGATGCGGTCCGCATCGTTTGCGACGGCCTtggcgtggtccagggggaggggacgagctcgttgGCAGCTCGTGTCCTTGGGGTGTACCGGCGGGCCCGTGAGATCGCTCGGGAGGCGCTCCACGTTAGTGTGAGGCGGGCCTTCGGCATCTTCGGTTCCTACTATTCCGGCATCAATTTCGCCGGGgtgagcggggggtacgcctccggctattccgaggctgagctggacgagatcaaCGCATCGCTGCTCAATCCAGCGGAGGCCTTGGTGAAGCtactggaggatgaggccatcctgCCGGAGGACCCGGGGTCGAGTTAGTTGTATCGGGTCCGGACGCGCAAGAATGTATAAATATGTTaattaactttgaacctgcttCTGATGGCCGCAAGGGCTTTTCTGTTTGTGTAGTTTTTCAAAAAaggttttcgatcctctttctgttttttgggtttggaaagattGGAGCACGAGTCGAACACGTCAGGAAGTGCTAATGAGCAAGGGTGCTGTAGCCGCTGGGGCATAGGTCTCTTGCAGTCCGATCGGTCTTGCCCTAGCATCGTTCGCgcactcttttcttttcatgcccaaacgtttaggaagagggtcgatTTGGGAAAAAATTGTATTTTGAGAAGATGCCAAGTGACTTGGGCAAGAGCCCTTGATAGCCTCCGAGGGATGTGCGACCCTagggcagagccagggtcggatatccctaagcttAGGACGAAACTTTAGCGAAGGCGAGTCAAAACCACCCCTTTCTCACAAACTAAAAGATAATcagaagtatgtatgtacaaacttggatACAATGGCTAAGGGTAGAAGTGTCTTAGCTGAtcgatgttccaagcgttggtgaagacctgcccgtcgggggtcgccagcttgtacgtgcctggccgcagtacttgcacgacgatgaaagggccttcccacggaggggtcagcttgtgccggcctctgttgtcttggacgaggcgaagcaccaggtcgccgacgttgaaggctcaacctcgtaccttgcggctgtggtaccGTCGCAaggcttgctggtacttggccgagtggaGCAGGGCCACGTCGCGtgcttcgtcgagctggtcttgcgTGTCCTCGAgagatgcctggttcccttgttcgtcgtacGCCCTAACCCTCAGTgacccgtactccaggtcgctggggaggattgcctcggacccatagaccatgaagaacggggtgaagccagttgccctactgggggttgtcctcagactccataggactgcggggagctccgcgacccaccggccaccgaactttttgaggcggtcgaagatccatgGCTTGAGACCCAGGAGTATTATGCCGTTGGCCTGATCAACCTGCCCATTCATGCGGAGatgcgccacggccgaccagtccactcggatgtggtggtcgtcgtagAACTTGAAGAACTTCTTctcggtgaactgcgtgccgttgtccatGATGATGGAGTTAGGGACTctgaagcgatggatgatgtcggtgaagaattatACTGCCTGCTTGGACTTGATCTGTGCGACCGGTcatgcctcgatccactttgagaacttgtcaatggcgacaagcaagtgggtgaagcccccgggcgccttcatgaagggcccgacgaggtccagaccccagaccgcgaaggaccatgtgatggggatggtctggagcgcctgggCGGGCAGTTGGGTTTGCTgcgcaaagaattggcacccttcatAGGTGCGTACCACACGGGTAGCGTCGGCCatcgccgtcggccagtagaagccctgtcggaaggcgtttccgacgagggttcttggtgcaGTGTGGTGGTCGcgggctccggcgtggatgtcctgtatCAGCGCCCTTCCTTGCTCGATTGGAATGTAGCGCTgcaggatgccggtgtggctccgcttgtagagctcctggtcgatgatgatgaaggatttggcacgGTGGGCAATCCTTTGTGCCTCTATCTTGTCCGTTGGGAGCaactcgcggatgaggtagtcgaggtacggggctctctggtcaggcgggggggggggggtcgggcccctctgctgggttcgcatcgatctccatgacctcaGGGTTCGAGGGATCGGCCTCCGAGCCCAGGACAGGTGGCGAGTTGCCAACCTCTCCCGGGTCGGCTCCCGAGTCCGGGGTAGGTGGCgtgttgccgacctctcccgggtTGGCTCTCGAGTCCGGGGTAGGTGGCGTGTCGCCGATCGCTCCCAGCTCCTTGTAGTGGATTGAGGGCTTGTATTAGTCGCAGATGAAGACTCTGTCAGGGACGAGCTTTCGGCCGGATGTCGCCTTCGCCAGCTCatcagctgcctcgttgaaacgtCTAGCGACATGGTTGAGTTCCAGGCCGTCAAACTTCTC
This portion of the Setaria viridis chromosome 7, Setaria_viridis_v4.0, whole genome shotgun sequence genome encodes:
- the LOC117864563 gene encoding uncharacterized protein, translated to MDNGTQFTEKKFFKFYDDHHIRVDWSAVAHLRMNGQVDQANGIILLGLKPWIFDRLKNDLEYGSLRVRAYDEQGNQASLEDTQDQLDEARDVALLHSAKYQQALRRYHSRKFVRKGWF